The following are encoded together in the Mesoterricola sediminis genome:
- the atpC gene encoding ATP synthase F1 subunit epsilon, giving the protein MSERIHLEVLTPERRIFSAQVAELQFPTKDRGYYGILPGHTPLVTAVGQGLITYTEDGQKHWLTVFGGFAQVGPDHVTILARASETVDMIDVERAEAARVRAQKLLKDAEGETDLDQAQVSLERSLIRLQAAGKPAGH; this is encoded by the coding sequence ATGAGCGAACGCATCCACCTCGAAGTGCTCACCCCCGAGCGCCGCATCTTCTCGGCGCAGGTCGCCGAGCTCCAGTTCCCCACGAAGGACCGGGGCTACTACGGCATCCTGCCCGGCCACACCCCCCTGGTGACGGCCGTGGGCCAGGGCCTGATCACCTACACCGAGGACGGCCAGAAGCACTGGCTGACCGTCTTCGGCGGCTTCGCCCAGGTGGGGCCCGACCACGTCACGATCCTGGCCCGCGCCAGCGAGACCGTGGACATGATCGACGTGGAGCGCGCCGAGGCCGCCCGCGTCCGCGCCCAGAAGCTGCTGAAGGACGCCGAAGGCGAGACCGACCTCGACCAGGCCCAGGTCAGCCTGGAACGGAGCCTCATCCGGCTCCAGGCGGCAGGCAAGCCAGCGGGCCACTGA
- the atpD gene encoding F0F1 ATP synthase subunit beta, with protein sequence MKQGRVIAIVGPAVDVEFDENHLPEILNALLTDVTDAAGRTETVTLEVQQHLGENRVRCVAMQPTEGMIRGQKVTDTGAPIQVPVGPETLGRIINVVGTPVDERGPLNNRTTLPMHREAPKFDDLNTTAEMFETGIKVIDLLEPYAKGGKTGLFGGAGVGKTVLIMELINNLAKGHGGLSVFAGVGERTREGNDLWNEMMDSGVIKSDNLAESKVALIYGQMTEPPGARARVALTGLTVAEYFRDAEGKDVLLFIDNIFRFTQAGSEVSALLGRMPSAVGYQPTLATEMGELQERITSTKKGSITSVQAVYVPADDYTDPAPATTFAHLDATTNLSRELSALGIYPAVDPLASTSRLMDPRVLGDLHYTTAMRVKAILQKYKELQDIIAILGMDELSDEDKLTVARARKLQRFLSQPFHVAETFSGIPGKYVKLEETIKGFKEICDGQWDHLPEQAFYMVGTIEEAVAKAEKLATT encoded by the coding sequence ATGAAACAAGGCCGCGTGATCGCCATCGTAGGCCCCGCCGTGGACGTGGAGTTCGACGAGAACCACCTCCCCGAGATCCTCAACGCCCTGCTCACCGACGTCACCGACGCCGCTGGCAGGACCGAGACGGTCACCCTCGAGGTCCAGCAGCACCTGGGCGAGAACCGGGTGCGGTGCGTGGCCATGCAGCCCACCGAAGGCATGATCCGCGGCCAGAAGGTCACGGACACCGGCGCCCCCATCCAGGTGCCCGTGGGTCCCGAGACCCTGGGCCGCATCATCAACGTGGTGGGCACCCCCGTGGACGAGCGCGGCCCCCTGAACAACCGCACCACCCTCCCCATGCACCGGGAGGCCCCCAAGTTCGACGACCTGAACACCACCGCCGAGATGTTCGAGACGGGCATCAAGGTCATCGACCTCCTCGAGCCCTACGCCAAGGGCGGCAAGACCGGCCTCTTCGGCGGCGCCGGCGTGGGCAAGACCGTGCTGATCATGGAGCTGATCAACAACCTGGCCAAGGGTCACGGCGGCCTCTCCGTGTTCGCCGGCGTCGGCGAGCGCACCCGCGAGGGCAACGACCTCTGGAACGAGATGATGGATTCGGGCGTCATCAAGTCCGACAACCTCGCCGAGAGCAAGGTGGCCCTCATCTACGGCCAGATGACCGAACCTCCCGGCGCCCGCGCCCGCGTCGCCCTCACCGGCCTCACCGTCGCCGAGTACTTCCGCGACGCCGAGGGCAAGGACGTGCTCCTCTTCATCGACAACATCTTCCGCTTCACCCAGGCGGGTTCCGAAGTGTCCGCCCTCCTGGGCCGCATGCCCTCCGCCGTGGGCTACCAGCCGACCCTGGCCACCGAGATGGGCGAGCTCCAGGAACGCATCACCTCCACCAAGAAGGGCTCCATCACCTCCGTGCAGGCCGTGTACGTGCCCGCCGACGACTACACCGATCCGGCGCCCGCCACCACGTTCGCTCACCTGGACGCCACCACCAACCTGAGCCGCGAGCTGTCGGCCCTGGGCATCTACCCCGCCGTGGATCCCCTGGCCTCCACCAGCCGCCTCATGGACCCCCGCGTCCTGGGCGACCTGCACTACACCACCGCCATGCGCGTGAAGGCCATCCTGCAGAAGTACAAGGAACTGCAGGACATCATCGCCATCCTCGGCATGGACGAGCTCTCCGACGAGGACAAGCTCACCGTGGCCCGGGCCCGCAAGCTGCAGCGCTTCCTCAGCCAGCCCTTCCACGTGGCCGAGACCTTCTCCGGCATCCCCGGCAAGTACGTGAAGCTGGAGGAGACCATCAAGGGCTTCAAGGAGATCTGCGACGGCCAGTGGGACCACCTGCCCGAGCAGGCCTTCTACATGGTGGGCACCATCGAAGAGGCCGTGGCGAAGGCGGAAAAGCTGGCGACGACCTAG
- the atpG gene encoding ATP synthase F1 subunit gamma → MAGLQDIRRRIRSVKNTQQVTKAMKMISAVKLRKSQEALLALRPFASKLLEVVKDVVARSAELGAAGLSPVASAFLAPREEQRIRLVVVASDKGLCGGFNANVLKAASAFVAGTGSAIVHLDVVGRRAAEWAKKSGLAVQGDFQGVALAGLPAAAESIAADAARQYEAGEIDALYVIHNYFASAIAQVPTTLRVFPMELEAASGEAPAGSVPALLEPSPAEVLDALLPRFIETTLLHALLESSASEHGARMAAMDKASTNAEDMIARLTLNMNKLRQASITNQIIEIVSGANA, encoded by the coding sequence ATGGCAGGCCTCCAGGACATTCGCCGCCGCATCCGGTCGGTGAAGAACACCCAGCAGGTCACCAAGGCCATGAAGATGATCTCCGCGGTCAAGCTGCGGAAATCCCAGGAGGCCCTGCTCGCCCTGCGACCTTTCGCGTCCAAGCTGCTGGAGGTGGTGAAGGACGTCGTCGCCCGCTCCGCCGAGCTGGGCGCCGCCGGCCTCTCCCCCGTCGCCAGCGCGTTCCTCGCGCCGCGGGAGGAGCAGCGCATCCGCCTCGTGGTCGTCGCCAGCGACAAGGGCCTCTGCGGGGGGTTCAACGCCAACGTGCTCAAGGCCGCCTCCGCCTTCGTGGCCGGGACCGGGTCCGCCATCGTCCACCTGGACGTCGTGGGCCGCCGGGCCGCGGAATGGGCCAAGAAGTCGGGCCTCGCCGTCCAGGGCGACTTCCAGGGCGTGGCCCTGGCGGGCCTGCCCGCCGCGGCCGAGTCCATCGCCGCCGACGCCGCGCGCCAGTACGAGGCCGGCGAGATCGACGCCCTCTACGTCATCCACAACTACTTCGCCTCCGCCATCGCCCAGGTCCCCACCACCCTCCGGGTCTTCCCGATGGAGCTGGAGGCGGCCTCCGGAGAGGCGCCCGCGGGGTCCGTGCCCGCCCTGCTGGAGCCCAGCCCCGCCGAGGTCCTGGACGCCCTGCTGCCGCGCTTCATCGAGACCACGCTGCTCCACGCCCTCCTGGAGAGTTCCGCCAGCGAGCACGGCGCGCGCATGGCCGCCATGGACAAGGCCAGCACCAACGCCGAGGACATGATCGCCCGCCTCACCCTGAACATGAACAAGCTGAGGCAGGCCTCCATCACGAACCAGATCATCGAGATCGTGTCCGGCGCCAACGCCTGA
- the atpA gene encoding F0F1 ATP synthase subunit alpha, translating into MDIRAEEISRIIRSQIEGFDAQVDVSEIGTVISVGDGIARAHGLEKAMAGELLELPHGVMGLAFNLEEDNVGIILLGEASVIKEGDTVKRTGKIMSIPVGPAFVGRVVDPLGNPIDGKGPIPAAGRNPIERIAPGIVDRQGVAEPMQTGLKAIDALIPIGRGQRELIIGDRQTGKTAVALDAIINQKDTGVICIYVAIGQKRSTVAQVVKTLEDFDAMKHTIVVAATASEAAPLLFLAPMTGAAMGEYFMWHGKDGNPAGPDNPGQHVLAIYDDLSKQAAAYREISLLVRRPPGREAYPGDVFYLHSRLLERAAKLSKARGGGSLTALPIIETQAGDVSAYIPTNVISITDGQIFLESDLFNSGVRPALNVGISVSRVGGAAQVKAMKQVAGSIKLELAQYRELAAFAQFGSDLDKATLAQLNRGQRLVEILKQPQYVPMPVEKQVITIWAATAGFLDDLAVDKARAFETGLHGYLDINAPELLRTIRETKVLSDETKAALKTQVAAFKETFLQTLNQPAGA; encoded by the coding sequence ATGGACATTCGCGCGGAAGAGATTTCCCGCATCATCCGCAGCCAGATCGAGGGCTTCGATGCCCAGGTGGACGTATCCGAAATCGGGACGGTCATCAGCGTGGGCGACGGCATCGCCCGGGCCCACGGCCTCGAGAAGGCCATGGCCGGCGAGCTGCTCGAGCTCCCCCACGGCGTCATGGGCCTGGCCTTCAACCTGGAGGAGGACAACGTCGGCATCATCCTCCTGGGCGAGGCCAGCGTCATCAAGGAAGGCGACACCGTCAAGCGCACCGGCAAGATCATGAGCATCCCCGTCGGCCCCGCCTTCGTGGGCCGCGTCGTGGATCCCCTGGGCAACCCCATCGACGGCAAGGGCCCCATCCCGGCCGCGGGCCGCAACCCCATCGAGCGCATCGCCCCCGGCATCGTGGACCGCCAGGGCGTGGCCGAGCCCATGCAGACGGGCCTCAAGGCCATCGACGCCCTGATCCCCATCGGCCGCGGCCAGCGCGAGCTGATCATCGGCGACCGCCAGACCGGCAAGACCGCGGTCGCCCTGGACGCCATCATCAACCAGAAGGACACGGGCGTCATCTGCATCTACGTGGCCATCGGCCAGAAGCGCTCCACGGTCGCCCAGGTGGTGAAGACCCTCGAGGACTTCGACGCCATGAAGCACACCATCGTGGTCGCCGCCACCGCCTCGGAAGCCGCCCCGCTGCTCTTCCTGGCCCCCATGACCGGCGCGGCCATGGGCGAGTACTTCATGTGGCACGGCAAGGACGGCAACCCCGCCGGCCCGGACAACCCCGGCCAGCACGTCCTCGCCATCTACGACGACCTTTCCAAGCAGGCGGCCGCCTACCGCGAGATCTCCCTGCTGGTGCGCCGTCCTCCGGGCCGTGAAGCCTACCCCGGCGACGTCTTCTACCTCCACAGCCGCCTCCTGGAACGCGCCGCCAAGCTGTCCAAGGCCCGCGGCGGCGGCTCCCTCACCGCCCTGCCCATCATCGAGACGCAGGCCGGCGACGTTTCCGCCTACATCCCGACCAACGTCATCTCCATCACCGACGGCCAGATCTTCCTGGAATCCGACCTGTTCAACTCGGGCGTCCGGCCCGCCCTCAACGTGGGCATCTCGGTGTCCCGCGTGGGCGGCGCGGCCCAGGTGAAGGCCATGAAGCAGGTCGCCGGCTCCATCAAGCTCGAGCTGGCCCAGTACCGAGAGCTCGCCGCCTTCGCCCAGTTCGGCTCCGACCTGGACAAGGCCACCCTGGCCCAGCTGAACCGCGGCCAGCGCCTCGTCGAGATCCTCAAGCAGCCCCAGTACGTGCCCATGCCGGTGGAGAAGCAGGTCATCACCATCTGGGCCGCCACGGCGGGCTTCCTGGACGACCTGGCGGTGGACAAGGCCCGGGCCTTCGAGACCGGCCTCCACGGCTACCTCGACATCAACGCTCCTGAACTCCTCAGGACCATCCGGGAGACCAAGGTCCTCTCCGACGAGACCAAGGCCGCCCTCAAGACCCAGGTGGCGGCGTTCAAGGAGACCTTCCTCCAGACCCTCAACCAGCCCGCGGGAGCCTAA
- the atpH gene encoding ATP synthase F1 subunit delta: MSNRLIAHRYAKALADLAVKDGNLVKYGEELAEISALVRQSPDLERLCFYPLIAPAQKAAAFGAVLDQARVSPALRTFFKVVAQAARLSLVHEIAACYADLVDRHTGVVEARVLSAQPLSPNQTDALSASLAKRTGKTIRLRWQPDPAILGGVKVQVGSTVFDASLQGQLRLLKAKLLTA; the protein is encoded by the coding sequence GTGAGCAACCGGCTCATCGCCCATCGCTACGCCAAGGCCCTCGCGGACCTGGCCGTGAAGGACGGGAACCTCGTCAAGTACGGCGAGGAGCTCGCGGAGATCAGCGCCCTCGTGCGCCAGTCCCCCGACCTGGAGCGCCTCTGCTTCTACCCCCTGATCGCCCCCGCCCAGAAGGCCGCGGCCTTCGGCGCCGTCCTGGACCAGGCCCGGGTCAGCCCCGCCCTGCGCACGTTCTTCAAGGTGGTGGCCCAGGCGGCCCGCCTTTCCCTCGTCCATGAGATCGCCGCCTGCTACGCGGACCTGGTGGATCGCCACACCGGCGTCGTCGAGGCCCGGGTGCTCAGCGCCCAGCCCCTCAGTCCCAACCAGACCGACGCCCTCTCCGCCTCCCTGGCCAAGCGCACCGGCAAGACCATCCGCCTGCGCTGGCAGCCCGACCCCGCCATCCTCGGCGGCGTCAAGGTCCAGGTGGGCTCCACCGTCTTCGACGCCTCCCTCCAGGGCCAGCTCCGGCTCCTGAAGGCCAAGCTCCTCACCGCCTAA
- a CDS encoding ATP synthase F0 subunit B — protein MRILRLLTPLAVTAALALGAPALRAQEHGQAPVHETQPTEAAPAHEAGHGETPAAQGEGHAAAGHDAGHGGAHHTPLKLFGMELERGGQFLVQLFNFALFAGILFFLLKGALSSAFKARARELEDKLGQAERERAEADAQIQELEARMAGLQAELEGIMAKAGAEAEAEKARIIQSAQAEAAQIRAQTKAEIDFQKRAAEAELRTLVAELAVEGASRRLQERVKGEVAAQVLDRSIQQVGGAQ, from the coding sequence ATGCGCATCCTCCGACTCCTCACCCCGCTCGCCGTGACCGCGGCCCTGGCCCTGGGCGCCCCCGCCCTCCGGGCCCAGGAGCACGGCCAGGCCCCGGTCCACGAGACCCAACCCACCGAAGCCGCCCCCGCCCACGAGGCCGGCCACGGGGAGACCCCCGCCGCCCAAGGCGAAGGCCACGCGGCCGCGGGCCACGACGCCGGGCACGGCGGCGCCCACCACACCCCCCTCAAGCTCTTCGGGATGGAGCTGGAGCGCGGCGGCCAGTTCCTCGTCCAGCTCTTCAACTTCGCCCTGTTCGCCGGGATCCTCTTCTTCCTCCTCAAGGGCGCCCTGTCCAGCGCCTTCAAGGCCCGGGCCCGGGAGCTGGAGGACAAGCTGGGCCAGGCGGAGCGCGAGCGCGCCGAGGCGGATGCCCAGATCCAGGAGCTGGAGGCCCGCATGGCCGGGCTCCAGGCCGAGCTCGAGGGGATCATGGCCAAGGCCGGCGCCGAGGCCGAGGCCGAGAAGGCCCGCATCATCCAGTCGGCCCAGGCCGAGGCCGCCCAGATCCGGGCCCAGACCAAGGCCGAGATCGACTTCCAGAAGCGCGCCGCCGAGGCCGAGCTCCGCACCCTCGTCGCCGAGCTGGCCGTGGAGGGCGCCTCCCGGCGCCTCCAGGAGCGCGTGAAGGGGGAGGTCGCGGCCCAGGTGCTCGACCGTTCCATCCAGCAGGTCGGAGGTGCCCAGTGA
- a CDS encoding ATP synthase F0 subunit B: protein MDALPDPMKIDWQALLFVMALVTILYLFLKVAFFKPVLKVMDDRDAAIASGASRRAEAAALVEARQAEYASRLKELRAKAFEHRKDLAAAAGREKQALLDQARAESGAERARALDELKAAQAGAKADLMAQVDALSESMVSHLLRQA, encoded by the coding sequence ATGGACGCCCTGCCGGATCCCATGAAGATCGACTGGCAGGCGCTCCTGTTCGTGATGGCGCTCGTCACCATCCTGTACCTCTTCCTCAAGGTGGCGTTCTTCAAGCCCGTCCTGAAGGTGATGGACGACCGGGACGCCGCCATCGCCTCCGGCGCCTCGCGCCGGGCCGAGGCCGCCGCCCTCGTCGAGGCGCGCCAGGCCGAGTACGCCTCCCGCCTCAAGGAGCTCCGGGCCAAGGCCTTCGAGCACCGCAAGGACCTGGCCGCCGCCGCGGGCCGCGAGAAGCAGGCCCTCCTGGACCAGGCCCGCGCCGAATCCGGCGCCGAGCGCGCCCGCGCCCTGGATGAGCTGAAGGCCGCCCAGGCCGGGGCCAAGGCCGACCTCATGGCCCAGGTGGACGCCCTGTCCGAATCCATGGTCTCCCACCTTCTCCGCCAGGCCTGA
- the der gene encoding ribosome biogenesis GTPase Der translates to MKLPIVALCGRPNVGKSTLFNRLTRSRAALVHDLPGMTRDRSYGRVTCLDEAGEAEEVFQLVDTGGLDFGGDDIITRGITRIAEGAMEEAHVLLLMVDAHDGWNPVDAEIAARIRAKGKPAILVVNKIDGVRGGSPDGAFYELGFDEIHVLSASHGDGVPELLAAIRARLPFHRTPEEAEAHDPAEELRFAVIGRPNVGKSSLVNKLLGYERSLVSDVAGTTRDTVDTVFQAEDRIYRLIDTAGIRRKGKTTEGAEKLSILKAKQAMARADVSLLLVDAVEGITHQDAVIAGYAHEAGAAVIIVVNKWDLVAKDTYTSLAMEDRIRQDLGFLQHAPMIFLSAMTGQRVTKLFPLIHDVAEAHARRVPTGRLNAFLRDAVAAFSPPAVDGKLPKLYFMTQVGTRPPSFVVITNTDRELHFSYLRYLENRLREQFGYRGTPIRIACRRRGDEEGRGAARVRKILDPGAGLKPGRKATGEGAAAARKPAGGRRPGPRTRKP, encoded by the coding sequence ATGAAGCTCCCCATCGTGGCCCTGTGCGGGCGCCCCAACGTGGGGAAGTCCACCCTGTTCAATCGCCTGACCCGTTCCCGGGCGGCCCTGGTCCATGACCTGCCGGGCATGACCCGCGACCGGAGCTACGGGCGGGTGACCTGCCTGGACGAGGCCGGAGAGGCCGAGGAGGTCTTCCAGCTCGTCGACACCGGCGGCCTGGACTTCGGCGGCGACGACATCATCACCCGGGGGATCACCCGCATCGCCGAGGGGGCCATGGAAGAGGCCCACGTCCTCCTCCTCATGGTGGACGCCCACGACGGCTGGAACCCGGTGGACGCGGAGATCGCCGCCCGGATCCGGGCCAAGGGCAAGCCGGCCATCCTCGTGGTGAACAAGATCGACGGCGTGCGGGGCGGTTCCCCGGACGGCGCCTTCTACGAGCTGGGCTTCGACGAGATCCACGTGCTCAGCGCCAGCCACGGGGACGGCGTCCCCGAACTCCTCGCCGCCATCCGGGCCCGCCTCCCCTTCCACCGCACCCCCGAGGAGGCGGAGGCCCACGACCCCGCCGAGGAGCTGCGGTTCGCGGTGATCGGCCGGCCCAATGTCGGCAAGTCCTCCCTGGTGAACAAGCTCCTGGGCTACGAGCGCAGCCTCGTCAGCGACGTGGCCGGCACCACCCGCGACACCGTGGACACGGTCTTCCAGGCGGAGGACCGCATCTACCGCCTCATCGACACGGCGGGCATCCGGCGCAAGGGCAAGACCACCGAGGGCGCCGAGAAGCTCTCCATCCTCAAGGCCAAGCAGGCCATGGCCAGGGCCGACGTCTCGCTGCTGCTCGTGGACGCGGTGGAGGGCATCACCCACCAGGACGCCGTGATCGCCGGGTACGCCCACGAGGCCGGCGCGGCGGTGATCATCGTCGTCAACAAGTGGGACCTGGTGGCCAAGGACACCTACACGAGCCTGGCCATGGAGGACCGGATCCGCCAGGACCTGGGCTTCCTCCAGCACGCTCCCATGATCTTCCTCTCCGCCATGACCGGCCAGCGGGTCACCAAGCTCTTCCCCCTGATCCACGACGTGGCCGAGGCCCACGCCCGCCGCGTTCCCACGGGCCGGCTCAACGCCTTCCTCCGGGACGCCGTGGCGGCCTTCTCGCCACCGGCCGTGGACGGAAAGCTGCCCAAGCTCTACTTCATGACCCAGGTGGGCACGCGGCCCCCCAGCTTCGTGGTCATCACCAACACGGACCGGGAGCTGCACTTCAGCTACCTGCGCTACCTGGAGAACCGCCTGCGCGAGCAGTTCGGCTACCGGGGCACCCCCATCCGCATCGCCTGCCGCCGGCGGGGCGACGAGGAGGGCCGGGGCGCCGCCCGGGTCCGGAAGATCCTGGACCCCGGGGCGGGGCTGAAGCCGGGCCGCAAGGCCACCGGGGAAGGGGCCGCAGCGGCCCGGAAGCCCGCCGGCGGGCGGCGGCCGGGGCCGCGCACCCGCAAGCCCTGA
- a CDS encoding SDR family oxidoreductase, producing the protein MDLGINGRVAMVAAGSKGLGRAAAAALAREGCKVSICGRDPGALEAARAVLGGSALAFPCDLTRPADIEAWYKATLEAFGQVDIVVTNTGGPPAATFLDLTEAEWESGVQSTLMNVVRLCRLALPGMRARGWGRIVHITSLVAKQPTPLLTISSTLRAGLSALTRTLAQEFSGEGITVNALLPGHVMTDRQLHLAEVRARKEGITEAEYFTRAAAEIPARRLGQPEEVGDAIAFLCSARASYITGASLQVDGGLIASTF; encoded by the coding sequence ATGGATCTGGGAATCAACGGCCGCGTGGCCATGGTCGCCGCCGGCAGCAAGGGCCTGGGCAGGGCCGCCGCCGCCGCCCTGGCGCGGGAGGGATGCAAGGTGTCCATCTGCGGGCGGGACCCCGGCGCCCTGGAGGCGGCCCGGGCGGTCCTGGGGGGCTCCGCCCTGGCCTTCCCCTGCGACCTCACCCGGCCGGCGGATATCGAGGCCTGGTACAAGGCCACCCTGGAGGCCTTCGGCCAGGTGGACATCGTGGTCACGAACACCGGGGGCCCCCCGGCGGCCACCTTCCTCGATCTCACCGAGGCCGAATGGGAAAGCGGCGTCCAGTCGACCCTCATGAACGTCGTCCGCCTCTGCCGCCTGGCCCTCCCCGGGATGCGGGCGCGGGGCTGGGGGCGCATCGTGCACATCACCTCGCTGGTCGCCAAGCAGCCCACGCCCCTGCTCACCATCAGCAGCACCCTCCGGGCCGGCCTCTCGGCCTTGACCCGCACCCTCGCCCAGGAGTTCAGCGGGGAGGGGATCACCGTGAACGCCCTCCTGCCGGGGCACGTCATGACGGACCGGCAGCTCCACCTCGCCGAGGTCCGGGCCCGGAAGGAGGGCATCACCGAGGCGGAGTACTTCACGCGGGCCGCCGCCGAGATCCCCGCCCGCCGCCTCGGCCAGCCCGAGGAGGTGGGGGACGCGATCGCCTTCCTGTGCAGCGCGCGGGCCAGCTACATCACCGGCGCCTCCCTCCAGGTGGACGGCGGCCTCATCGCCAGCACGTTCTGA
- a CDS encoding MFS transporter produces the protein MTEALSKSLRHSAAARWISLAIVSFSMLCGYYVADVASPLKPLLEQQLKWTSAEYGFFTGAYAWFNVAMFMLIIGGILLDKLGARLTGILACILMVAGCTLKWWAVTTHVLDGGMFFGTKTQVWVAALGYAVFGVGIEIVGVTATKVIARWFKGYEIALAMGLQVGTARIGTSLAVGLGGPIAEKFHQSIGAPILVGVVLLSFGLVAYIIYCAMDRRLDETEGLMEGPSEEDAFRLSDIADILRIRGFWYVTILCALFYSGVFPFIKYAPDLMVQKFGVRENLAGSIPSILPIAAIPLTWFFGWYYDKKGKGATLMVLGSLLLVAVHFVFAVPFLNSWVVALVATIFLGFAFALVPSAMWPSIPRFIPHRQLGTAYGLIFWTQNLLALWVVPYLIGWVLDKYCIVGTRVSQAGTSPAYNYGLPMAIFTVLGVLAVVFGLLLKAEDKAKGFGLELPSRG, from the coding sequence ATGACGGAAGCCCTCTCCAAGTCCCTGCGCCATTCCGCGGCAGCCCGCTGGATCTCCCTGGCGATCGTTTCCTTCTCCATGCTCTGCGGCTACTACGTGGCCGACGTGGCCTCGCCCCTGAAGCCCCTCCTGGAGCAGCAGCTGAAGTGGACGAGCGCGGAATACGGGTTCTTCACGGGCGCCTACGCCTGGTTCAACGTCGCCATGTTCATGCTGATCATCGGCGGCATCCTCCTGGACAAGCTCGGAGCCCGGCTCACCGGCATCCTGGCCTGCATCCTCATGGTCGCCGGCTGCACCCTGAAGTGGTGGGCCGTCACCACCCACGTCCTGGACGGGGGGATGTTCTTCGGCACGAAGACCCAGGTCTGGGTCGCCGCCCTCGGCTACGCCGTCTTCGGGGTGGGCATCGAGATCGTGGGCGTGACGGCCACCAAGGTGATCGCGCGCTGGTTCAAGGGCTACGAGATCGCCCTGGCCATGGGGCTGCAGGTGGGCACCGCCCGCATCGGCACGAGCCTGGCCGTGGGCCTCGGGGGCCCCATCGCCGAGAAGTTCCACCAGTCGATCGGGGCCCCGATCCTGGTCGGCGTCGTCCTCCTCAGCTTCGGCCTGGTTGCGTACATCATCTACTGCGCCATGGACCGGCGCCTGGACGAGACCGAGGGCCTCATGGAAGGCCCCTCCGAGGAGGACGCCTTCCGCCTCTCCGACATCGCCGACATCCTGCGCATCCGCGGCTTCTGGTACGTGACCATCCTCTGCGCCCTCTTCTACTCGGGCGTGTTCCCCTTCATCAAGTACGCCCCCGACCTCATGGTCCAGAAGTTCGGCGTGCGGGAGAACCTGGCCGGGAGCATCCCGAGCATCCTCCCCATCGCCGCCATCCCCCTGACCTGGTTCTTCGGGTGGTACTACGACAAGAAGGGGAAGGGCGCCACCCTCATGGTGCTGGGCTCCCTCCTGCTCGTGGCGGTGCACTTCGTCTTCGCCGTGCCCTTCCTGAACAGCTGGGTGGTCGCCCTGGTGGCCACGATCTTCCTCGGGTTCGCCTTCGCCCTGGTGCCTTCCGCCATGTGGCCCTCCATCCCGCGGTTCATCCCCCACCGCCAGCTGGGGACCGCCTACGGCCTCATCTTCTGGACGCAGAACCTCCTGGCCCTCTGGGTCGTGCCCTACCTCATCGGCTGGGTCCTGGACAAGTACTGCATCGTCGGCACCCGGGTCTCCCAGGCCGGGACCAGCCCCGCCTACAACTACGGCCTTCCCATGGCCATCTTCACCGTCCTGGGCGTCCTGGCCGTGGTCTTCGGCCTCCTGCTCAAGGCGGAGGACAAGGCCAAGGGGTTCGGGCTGGAACTGCCGAGCCGGGGCTGA
- a CDS encoding rhodanese-like domain-containing protein, whose amino-acid sequence MDEIDDLKAAGAPMLDVRTPAEFEQGHAPGSFNIPLDQLQARLGELDPARPLLVCCASGARSGMVQQFLMRSGFARVVNAGPWQRLL is encoded by the coding sequence ATGGACGAGATCGATGACCTGAAGGCGGCGGGCGCCCCCATGCTGGACGTCCGGACCCCGGCGGAGTTCGAGCAGGGGCACGCCCCCGGCAGCTTCAACATCCCCCTGGACCAGCTCCAGGCCCGCCTCGGCGAGCTGGACCCCGCCCGCCCGCTCCTCGTATGCTGCGCCAGCGGGGCGCGGAGCGGGATGGTCCAGCAGTTCCTGATGCGCAGCGGGTTCGCCCGGGTGGTCAACGCGGGCCCGTGGCAGCGGCTCCTCTGA
- a CDS encoding KdsC family phosphatase, producing MDGLEERARAIRLVCTDVDGVLTTGALHYGTDPRHTKTFNVRDGAGIKWLQRCRIPVAFISGLDSPATVHRAWDLKVEDCFVGHLVKGPVLDQLCAKYGVRPEEVAHVGDDLADLPLFRRVGLACCPRDAVAEVREASHWVVPVDGGQGVFRAVAEAILKAQGLWEGIVASY from the coding sequence ATGGATGGACTGGAGGAGCGGGCCCGGGCCATCCGGCTCGTGTGCACGGACGTGGACGGCGTGCTGACCACGGGGGCGCTCCACTACGGGACGGATCCCCGCCACACCAAGACCTTCAACGTCCGGGACGGCGCGGGCATCAAGTGGCTCCAGCGGTGCCGGATCCCGGTGGCCTTCATCTCCGGCCTGGACTCCCCCGCGACCGTGCACCGGGCCTGGGACCTGAAGGTGGAGGACTGCTTCGTCGGCCACCTCGTGAAGGGGCCCGTGCTGGACCAGCTCTGCGCCAAGTACGGGGTGCGGCCGGAGGAGGTCGCCCACGTGGGGGACGACCTGGCGGACCTGCCCCTCTTCCGGCGGGTCGGCCTCGCCTGCTGCCCCCGGGACGCCGTCGCCGAGGTGCGGGAGGCCAGCCACTGGGTGGTGCCGGTGGACGGCGGCCAGGGTGTCTTCCGGGCCGTGGCCGAGGCGATCCTGAAAGCCCAGGGCCTCTGGGAAGGAATCGTGGCCTCGTACTGA